A window from Roseburia sp. 499 encodes these proteins:
- a CDS encoding ABC transporter permease — MNIFQKVTRKNLKENRTRTLVTIIGILLSAAMFTAVTVSISSLRQYLISHAIYTDGSWHGALYNLTEDETKEITEDNQVSDAVLMKRIGFAELENSQNSYKPYLCVYSVTENFTDLMPIHLTSGRLPKNNSEILLPEHLNTNGGIVYDLNVTISLALGKRMDSTGHELDNHMEYYTDEDGTGTEEITDTTPYTYTVVGFYERPTFEKYSAPGYTALTISDTTANGFYDIYFCTNEITDAFSYLDTTITHFDETSGTLNNSLLRLYTSSGERTYNAVVYSLGTILICIIAFGSISLIYNAFSISVSERTKQFGLLSSIGATKQQLTSSILYEAFCLSMIGIPLGILCGIIGIGITFHFTGDIIAKYLYADSGVTLSLHASVPALLIAVLVSLVTILISAWLPARRATKCSAIQAIRQNKDIAILPGKVKTSKLTQKLFGFEGVLATKNYKRNRKKYRATVISLFLSIVLFISASSFCAYLAKSTDSVFNDYGYDISYSLSKDECSKLNTLMEELSDVSGITSASYKCNIGFDGTVNSSSLTQDYKDYAQLNCITSDISYSERERTLFKIELHFIEDDAFRDYLNSHNLSEDDYFNSDQPTAIALNTIHSYNSQDSRYYTFPIFSTVENSDIIVYLQREKDGYEDYGYSMNENGEIVASYRYNTEDSEDGWLDLPPEECSLMLPLHVGTAVADLPEMTDFSYDYINLVYPYSMVDYVFSDLEDGVVYRGLPEERPLSAHLWTSLTFCCEDHMQAMANISKILSNHGLPTDALTDYAADQEQERAIITVVNIFSYGFITLISLIAAANVFNTISTNMNLRKREFAMLKSIGMTPDDFQKMLNFECLLYGFKGLLYGLPVSILVTWCIYHSVSNGLDMSFFIPWYSIVIAVGSVFVVVFATMLYSTRKIKKENIMDTLKNENI; from the coding sequence ATGAATATTTTCCAAAAAGTTACACGAAAAAATCTAAAAGAAAACCGTACCCGTACATTAGTTACTATTATCGGAATTCTTTTATCTGCAGCAATGTTTACAGCCGTTACTGTCAGTATTTCCTCTTTACGACAGTATTTGATTTCTCATGCCATTTATACGGATGGTAGCTGGCATGGCGCACTGTACAATCTAACGGAAGATGAAACAAAAGAAATCACCGAAGACAATCAGGTATCTGATGCTGTTCTTATGAAACGTATTGGATTTGCGGAACTGGAAAATTCCCAGAATTCCTATAAACCATATCTGTGTGTTTATAGTGTCACAGAAAACTTTACTGATTTGATGCCGATTCATCTGACTTCCGGACGCCTGCCAAAAAACAACAGTGAAATCCTTCTTCCGGAACACCTGAATACCAATGGCGGTATTGTATATGACTTAAATGTTACCATTTCCCTTGCACTTGGAAAAAGAATGGATTCCACCGGACATGAATTAGATAACCACATGGAATATTACACAGACGAAGACGGTACAGGAACAGAGGAAATTACAGATACCACTCCTTATACCTATACGGTAGTTGGCTTCTATGAACGCCCTACCTTTGAAAAGTATTCTGCTCCCGGCTATACCGCTCTGACAATTTCCGATACCACCGCCAATGGCTTTTACGATATTTATTTCTGTACCAATGAGATAACAGATGCTTTTTCCTATTTGGATACTACTATTACACATTTTGATGAAACCAGTGGAACCCTAAATAATAGTTTGTTGCGACTTTATACAAGTTCCGGAGAGCGCACCTATAACGCTGTGGTATACAGTCTTGGAACCATTTTAATCTGTATTATTGCCTTTGGCTCTATTTCACTGATTTACAACGCTTTTTCTATTTCCGTCAGTGAACGCACCAAACAGTTTGGCCTGCTTTCTTCCATCGGAGCCACCAAGCAACAGCTTACCTCCAGCATTCTGTATGAAGCGTTTTGTTTAAGTATGATTGGCATCCCGCTAGGTATTCTTTGCGGTATTATTGGAATCGGAATTACCTTTCATTTTACCGGAGATATTATTGCAAAATATCTCTACGCCGACAGTGGAGTAACACTTTCTCTACACGCTTCCGTTCCGGCACTTTTGATTGCGGTTTTAGTCTCATTGGTCACTATTTTGATTTCTGCCTGGCTTCCGGCTAGACGTGCCACGAAATGTTCTGCCATCCAGGCCATCCGTCAGAATAAGGATATTGCAATTCTTCCCGGAAAAGTTAAGACTTCAAAGCTCACTCAGAAACTCTTTGGATTTGAAGGAGTACTGGCAACCAAAAACTATAAACGTAACCGGAAAAAGTACCGCGCTACTGTAATTTCTCTTTTCTTAAGCATTGTACTTTTTATTTCCGCCAGCAGCTTTTGTGCCTACCTGGCAAAATCTACGGACAGCGTTTTTAACGATTATGGATATGATATTTCCTATTCTCTTTCGAAAGATGAGTGCAGTAAGCTAAACACCTTGATGGAAGAACTTTCTGATGTATCCGGTATTACCTCCGCTTCCTACAAGTGCAATATTGGGTTTGACGGCACTGTAAACTCGTCTTCCTTAACGCAGGACTATAAGGACTATGCCCAGCTAAATTGCATTACAAGTGATATTTCCTATTCAGAAAGAGAGCGCACCCTTTTCAAAATCGAACTTCACTTTATAGAGGATGATGCTTTTCGGGACTATTTGAATTCCCATAATCTTTCTGAAGATGACTATTTCAATTCGGACCAACCTACTGCCATTGCATTAAACACTATACACTCTTATAATTCGCAGGACTCAAGATACTATACTTTTCCTATTTTTTCCACTGTGGAGAACTCTGACATCATTGTCTATCTCCAGCGTGAAAAAGATGGATATGAAGATTATGGATATAGTATGAACGAAAACGGAGAAATCGTGGCTTCCTATAGATATAACACAGAAGACTCCGAGGATGGGTGGCTAGATCTTCCCCCGGAAGAATGCAGTTTGATGCTTCCGTTGCATGTTGGTACTGCTGTGGCAGATTTACCGGAAATGACTGACTTTAGCTATGACTACATTAATTTAGTCTACCCTTACAGTATGGTCGATTATGTATTTTCCGACTTAGAAGACGGTGTTGTCTACCGTGGACTTCCGGAAGAACGCCCTTTAAGCGCTCATCTATGGACTTCTCTCACATTTTGCTGTGAAGATCACATGCAGGCAATGGCTAATATATCAAAAATTCTTTCTAACCATGGTCTGCCTACGGACGCACTGACAGACTATGCCGCCGACCAGGAACAGGAACGCGCCATCATCACGGTAGTTAATATTTTTTCTTATGGATTTATTACCTTGATTTCCTTAATTGCGGCTGCAAATGTATTTAATACCATTTCCACCAATATGAACCTTAGGAAACGAGAATTTGCTATGTTAAAATCCATTGGCATGACTCCTGACGATTTTCAGAAAATGTTGAACTTTGAGTGCCTCCTCTATGGATTCAAGGGACTTCTCTATGGACTTCCCGTATCCATCTTGGTTACCTGGTGTATCTACCATTCTGTATCCAATGGTTTGGATATGAGTTTCTTCATTCCATGGTACAGTATTGTAATTGCTGTGGGAAGCGTGTTTGTTGTAGTATTTGCTACTATGCTGTATTCCACGAGAAAGATTAAAAAAGAAAATATTATGGATACTTTGAAGAACGAAAATATATAG
- a CDS encoding ABC transporter ATP-binding protein, producing the protein MEILRVEDLTKVYGTGENQVTALNHVSFSVEKGEFVAIIGPSGSGKSTLLHMLGGVDTPTSGKVFLEGTDVYAQNEKQLAIFRRRQVGLIYQFYNLIPVLNVTENMTLPVLMDGRKVNEERLKELLHILSLEGRENHLPNQLSGGQQQRVSIGRALMNAPSVVLADEPTGNLDSKNSQEIVELLKYSNEKYKQTLIMITHDENIALQANRIIAIEDGKITRDEVIRS; encoded by the coding sequence ATGGAAATTTTAAGAGTCGAAGACCTTACTAAAGTCTATGGTACCGGTGAAAATCAGGTTACCGCATTGAATCACGTTTCTTTTTCTGTAGAAAAGGGAGAATTTGTTGCAATTATTGGTCCCTCGGGTTCAGGAAAATCTACTCTGCTGCATATGTTAGGCGGCGTAGACACTCCTACCTCAGGCAAGGTATTTCTGGAAGGCACCGATGTCTATGCCCAAAACGAAAAACAGCTTGCTATTTTTCGCCGTCGCCAGGTGGGTCTGATTTACCAGTTCTACAATTTGATTCCGGTTTTAAATGTGACAGAGAACATGACCCTTCCGGTTCTCATGGATGGAAGAAAAGTAAACGAGGAACGCCTCAAGGAACTTTTACACATCCTTTCTCTGGAAGGCCGTGAAAATCACCTTCCAAACCAGCTTTCCGGTGGACAACAACAACGTGTCTCCATTGGTAGAGCCTTAATGAATGCTCCTTCTGTGGTTCTTGCCGATGAACCTACAGGAAATCTGGATTCCAAAAATAGTCAGGAAATCGTGGAACTTCTGAAATATTCTAACGAGAAATACAAACAAACCCTGATTATGATTACTCATGACGAAAATATCGCTCTTCAGGCAAATCGTATTATTGCCATTGAAGACGGAAAAATCACCAGAGATGAGGTGATTCGCTCATGA
- a CDS encoding sensor histidine kinase: MNFFRNPEIKQTLLIDIPALAIFSALGFFFEKNSFFLVLGCGAFFILFHLFVTNRRYRKLSQLSLELDDMLHHQTPIHFENYQEGELSILQSELSKMTLRLTEQADALNRDKKYLSDAMADISHQLRSPLTSIHLILSLLKEPNLSSERQRELLYELTQLLSHMDWLVESLLKMSKMDAGTAYLTHVSVPVTQLLKEASEPLLIPFELREQTFSVHYETGQEQFTGDLAWSVEAVLNILKNCMEHTPSGGTITASCKENTIFTEIIIEDNGPGFSQQDLPHLFERFYKGENSSDQSVGIGLALARMIISQQNGTLKAENRMDGGARFILKFYK; the protein is encoded by the coding sequence ATGAACTTTTTTCGCAATCCTGAAATCAAACAAACACTATTGATTGACATTCCTGCCCTTGCAATATTTTCTGCTCTGGGCTTTTTCTTTGAAAAAAACAGCTTTTTTCTGGTTCTCGGATGTGGTGCTTTTTTCATATTGTTTCATCTTTTTGTTACAAATAGGCGTTACCGCAAGCTGTCGCAACTCAGTCTGGAATTAGATGACATGCTACATCACCAGACTCCCATTCATTTTGAAAATTATCAAGAGGGTGAGCTTTCTATCCTGCAAAGCGAACTTTCCAAAATGACATTACGCCTAACCGAGCAGGCGGATGCGCTGAACCGGGATAAAAAATATCTTTCAGACGCCATGGCAGATATCTCTCATCAGCTCCGTTCCCCACTTACTTCTATTCATTTAATTCTGTCCTTGCTAAAGGAACCAAACCTTTCTTCAGAACGTCAGCGTGAACTGCTGTACGAACTGACCCAGCTTCTTTCACATATGGACTGGCTGGTAGAATCATTACTTAAGATGTCTAAAATGGATGCGGGCACTGCCTATCTAACACATGTATCCGTTCCGGTAACGCAGCTTTTAAAGGAAGCCAGCGAACCACTTCTCATTCCTTTCGAGCTTCGGGAGCAAACCTTCTCTGTTCATTATGAAACCGGACAGGAACAGTTTACCGGCGACCTGGCCTGGTCTGTAGAAGCTGTATTAAATATTTTAAAAAACTGCATGGAACATACTCCGTCAGGCGGAACCATAACCGCTTCCTGTAAGGAAAATACCATTTTCACAGAAATTATCATTGAGGACAACGGTCCCGGCTTTTCCCAACAGGATCTTCCCCATTTATTTGAACGTTTTTACAAAGGGGAAAATTCCAGCGACCAAAGCGTAGGCATTGGCCTTGCGCTTGCCCGCATGATTATTTCTCAACAAAACGGTACACTTAAGGCAGAAAACCGCATGGATGGCGGGGCACGATTCATTTTGAAGTTTTATAAATAG
- a CDS encoding response regulator transcription factor, whose protein sequence is MIQVLLVEDDKSIITNLTSFLKQEGFGVTAVTGQTKALELLETNAQNFDLLLLDISLADGNGFAVCGAAKSMTDLPVIFLTASGDEYSVVTGLDLGADDYIAKPFRPRELISRINSVLRRYGNTSSLLEYQGLCADTAKGTISKNGSEIILSALEYRLLLLFLNNQGIMLSRSRLLDELWDIAGEFVNDNTLTVYIKRLREKIEDDPQNPIYIKTIRGMGYKMGA, encoded by the coding sequence ATGATTCAAGTTTTACTGGTTGAAGATGATAAAAGTATTATCACTAATTTGACCTCGTTTTTAAAGCAGGAAGGTTTCGGCGTTACTGCGGTCACCGGACAAACGAAGGCTCTGGAACTTTTGGAGACAAATGCGCAGAACTTTGACCTTCTGCTTCTGGATATTTCTCTGGCAGATGGCAACGGCTTTGCTGTCTGTGGTGCAGCGAAATCTATGACTGACCTCCCTGTCATCTTCCTGACTGCTTCCGGAGATGAATACAGTGTAGTTACCGGACTTGACCTAGGTGCAGATGACTATATTGCCAAACCATTCCGTCCACGAGAACTGATTTCCCGTATCAACAGTGTGCTACGCCGTTATGGTAATACTTCTTCACTCTTGGAATATCAGGGACTTTGTGCGGACACAGCCAAGGGAACCATTTCCAAAAACGGTTCTGAAATCATTCTATCCGCTCTGGAATACCGCCTATTACTGTTATTTTTAAATAATCAAGGTATTATGCTCTCTCGCAGTCGCCTGTTAGATGAACTCTGGGACATCGCAGGGGAATTTGTAAACGACAACACTTTGACGGTGTATATCAAACGTCTCCGTGAAAAAATCGAGGATGACCCGCAAAATCCAATTTACATTAAAACCATTCGCGGAATGGGCTATAAAATGGGGGCATAA
- a CDS encoding ROK family glucokinase, which produces MKKYGFGVDIGGTTCKIGLFETTGQIIDKWEIPTDKAEEGKNILPNIATSLKEKMAAEGITKEEVEGIGVGIPGPVRCDGSVSVCVNLGWKNVHVPKELEDMMGGIKVMAGNDANVAALGEMWQGGGKGHENVVMVTLGTGVGGGIIVGGKMVAGSNGAGGEIGHITVNPYETVACNCGRKGCLEQYGSATGITRLAKERLANEHESSVLDTAAEISAKTVFDAYKEGDKTAAEIVEKFGRILGSALSNIACVVDPEVFVIGGGVSKAGEVLVDVVKKYYREAAFAPCEDTRFALASLGNDAGMYGCVKLILGE; this is translated from the coding sequence ATGAAAAAATATGGATTTGGAGTAGACATCGGAGGAACTACCTGTAAGATAGGTTTATTTGAGACAACAGGTCAGATTATTGATAAATGGGAGATTCCTACAGATAAAGCAGAGGAAGGAAAAAATATTCTTCCTAATATAGCAACATCTTTGAAAGAAAAAATGGCAGCAGAAGGCATTACAAAAGAAGAGGTAGAAGGAATCGGTGTTGGAATTCCGGGACCGGTGCGCTGTGATGGAAGTGTGTCCGTGTGTGTGAATTTAGGATGGAAAAATGTACATGTTCCGAAGGAATTAGAGGACATGATGGGTGGAATTAAAGTAATGGCTGGAAACGACGCGAATGTGGCAGCTCTTGGAGAGATGTGGCAGGGTGGCGGAAAAGGTCACGAGAATGTAGTAATGGTTACACTTGGAACCGGAGTTGGCGGTGGAATTATCGTTGGCGGTAAAATGGTTGCAGGAAGTAACGGAGCAGGTGGCGAGATTGGTCACATTACAGTAAATCCATATGAAACAGTTGCATGTAATTGTGGAAGAAAAGGATGTTTAGAGCAGTATGGTTCAGCAACCGGAATTACCCGTCTGGCAAAAGAACGTCTGGCTAACGAACATGAAAGTTCTGTATTAGATACAGCAGCAGAAATTAGTGCAAAAACAGTGTTTGATGCATATAAAGAAGGCGATAAGACAGCAGCAGAAATCGTAGAGAAGTTTGGACGTATTCTGGGAAGTGCATTAAGCAATATTGCCTGCGTGGTAGATCCTGAGGTATTTGTAATTGGCGGTGGTGTATCCAAGGCCGGTGAAGTATTGGTTGATGTAGTGAAGAAGTATTACAGAGAAGCAGCATTTGCTCCTTGTGAAGATACCAGATTCGCATTGGCATCTCTTGGAAACGATGCAGGTATGTATGGCTGTGTGAAGTTGATTTTAGGTGAATAG